From a region of the Impatiens glandulifera chromosome 4, dImpGla2.1, whole genome shotgun sequence genome:
- the LOC124935321 gene encoding protein HOTHEAD-like — protein sequence MTEIVIFLRALEWKYEKLSDNGSSKGIKKSWEDEYPFIKPASSFLDGDHDYDYIIVGGGTVGCPLAATLSQNFRVLLLERGDVPFNNVNVSYLENFAYNLMDTSPKSASQAFISTDGVPNNRAKVLGGGTCINAGFYSRASTRFIEEAGWDVELAYDSYTWIERQIVYQPKLKRFQRTFLNGLLEAGVLPFNGLTYDHFYGTKISGTTFDEHNHRHTAATLLLESGKAKTLEVLIHATVQKLLFSKIGEKILVTGVEFEDENKIQHQAFLSNGKGMKSEIILSSGTIGSPQILLLSGIGPKDDLLKLNISMVLENDFVGKSMFDCSTNYALVSIEENFNISPLQVVGIAKEGVYIEAFGGLNFPVNAIEFDQTHNSTQRDTMLLKSGLTFMKELRGGYIISKVSKPISRGQMNLISNSAYDQPLVTFNYYSSQNDLSICVSGLQLMRKIIRSNSFKNITNNKKESEETLVDDEESLKKLCKETVSTIYHYNGGCNVGRVVDNEYKVYGVERLRVVDGSIFDETPGTNPQATYMMLGRYDPKQQLLMTLKNMFLMIPHLV from the exons ATGACAGAGATTGTTATTTttctaagggctcttgagtGGAAGTACGAAAAGTTATCTGATAATGGCTCGAGCAaag GTATAAAGAAGTCGTGGGAAGATGAGTATCCATTCATCAAGCCGGCAAGCTCTTTCTTGGACGGTGACCATGACTACGACTACATCATTGTTGGTGGTGGCACCGTTGGTTGCCCTTTAGCAGCTACCCTTTCCCAAAACTTTCGTGTCTTGTTGCTAGAAAGAGGAGATGTTCCGTTTAATAATGTTAATGTCTCATATTTGGAAAACTTTGCCTATAACTTGATGGATACGTCACCTAAATCCGCATCTCAAGCTTTTATTTCAACTGATGGTGTTCCAAACAATAGGGCTAAGGTCTTAGGTGGGGGAACATGCATCAATGCTGGCTTCTACAGTAGGGCAAGCACAAG GTTTATTGAGGAAGCAGGTTGGGATGTTGAACTTGCATATGATTCATATACATGGATTGAAAGGCAAATTGTTTATCAACCAAAACTCAAAAGATTTCAAAGGACCTTTCTAAATGGACTTCTTGAAGCTGGTGTCTTGCCATTCAATGGGCTTACCTATGACCATTTTTATGGGACCAAGATTTCTGGAACAACTTTCGACGAGCACAATCATCGTCACACTGCCGCAACATTATTGCTTGAATCTGGCAAAGCCAAAACCCTTGAGGTTCTAATCCACGCCACCGTTCAAAAgcttttattttctaaaattg GTGAAAAAATACTTGTAACTGGAGTAGAGTTCGAAGATGAAAATAAGATCCAACATCAAGCGTTCTTGTCGAACGGCAAAGGAATGAAGAGTGAAATAATATTGTCTAGTGGGACAATTGGTAGCCCTCAAATATTACTGCTAAGTGGTATTGGACCTAAAGATGACCTTTTAAAATTGAACATATCAATGGTCCTAGAAAATGATTTTGTTGGGAAAAGCATGTTTGATTGCTCTACCAACTATGCCTTGGTTTCAATTGAAGAAAACTTTAACATTTCCCCACTACAAGTTGTTGGAATTGCTAAGGAGGGGGTCTATATAGAAGCTTTTGGTGGACTCAATTTCCCAGTAAATGCCATTGAATTTGATCAAACACACAATTCAACTCAG AGAGACACAATGCTTCTCAAAAGTGGACTAACTTTTATGAAAGAACTGAGGGGAGgttatattatatcaaaagtTTCCAAACCAATCTCAAGGGGGCAAATGAACTTGATTAGCAATAGTGCATATGACCAACCCTTGGTTACTTTCAATTACTATAGCAGTCAGAACGATTTATCAATATGTGTGAGCGGCTTACAATTGATGAGAAAGATCATAAGATCGAACTCCTTCAAAAACATTACCAACAATAAAAAAGAGTCGGAAGAAACTTTAGTTGACGATGAAGAATCCTTAAAGAAGTTGTGCAAGGAAACTGTGAGCACAATTTATCACTACAATGGAGGTTGCAATGTGGGTCGTGTGGTGGACAATGAATACAAGGTTTACGGCGTAGAAAGGCTTAGGGTTGTTGATGGTTCGATATTTGATGAAACACCCGGTACTAATCCTCAAGCAACATATATGATGCTTGGAAGGTATGATCCAAAACAACAATTACTTATGACactaaaaaatatgtttttaatgattCCTCATCTTGTCTAG
- the LOC124935322 gene encoding protein HOTHEAD-like, producing the protein MLTKSQGRNKSWEEKYPFIKPASSFSDGNRDYDYIIVGGGAAGCPLAATLSQNFRVLLLERGDVQFDNVNVSYFNNFVKNLRDTSPKSASQPFVSTDGVANIRAKALGGGTCINAGFYSRASPRFIREAYWDAKLAYESYTWIEKQIVYQPNIKRFQMAFLNSLLEAGVLPFNGITYDHLNGTKISGTIFDEFNRRHTAANLLASANAKNLEVLIHATVKKLVITKKGKKVIVTGVEFEDEDHNQHHAILSNGTKSEIILSSGTIGSPQILLLSGIGPREDLLKLNISMVLDNEFVGKNMFDCSTNVAFLPIQGTVGIYPPQVVGIAKEGVYLEALGGLRVQGQVIRFNREHDSTKRMLTRINTKNEVKKDSYNKSNGRSYIFSTVSKPISRGQMNLTSNSVHDQPLVTFNYYSCKEDLSICVSGLRLLRKLVRSKSFMNFTNNNHHKEAMGQCQLDGKDDYESLELLCKNTLRTFYHYHGGCNVGRVVNNEYKVYGVDRLRVIDGSIFNESPGTNPQATIMMIGRYMGVKILTDRIGTEDGM; encoded by the exons ATGCTCACAAAGTCCCAAG GTAGAAACAAATCATGGGAAGAAAAGTATCCTTTCATTAAGCCAGCAAGCTCTTTCTCGGATGGTAACCGCGACTATGACTACATAATTGTTGGGGGTGGGGCTGCCGGTTGTCCACTTGCAGCCACACTCTCCCAAAATTTTCGTGTGTTGTTGCTAGAAAGAGGCGATGTTCAGTTTGATAACGTTAATGTTTCATATTTCAATAACTTTGTCAAGAACTTGAGGGATACGTCACCAAAATCCGCATCTCAGCCTTTTGTTTCGACTGATGGTGTTGCAAACATTAGGGCTAAGGCCTTAGGTGGGGGTACTTGCATCAATGCTGGCTTCTATAGTAGAGCCAGTCCAAG GTTTATTAGAGAAGCATATTGGGATGCTAAACTTGCATATGAGTCATATACATGGATTGAAAAACAAATTGTCTATCAACCTAACATCAAACGATTTCAAATGGCCTTCCTAAATAGCCTCCTTGAAGCTGGAGTCTTGCCCTTCAATGGAATTACCTATGACCATCTCAATGGAACCAAAATTTCTGGAACAATCTTCGATGAGTTCAACCGTCGTCACACTGCTGCGAACTTACTTGCGTCCGCAAATGCCAAAAACCTCGAGGTTCTTATCCACGCCACTGTTAAAAAACTCGTAATTACTAAAAAAG GGAAAAAAGTAATAGTAACTGGAGTAGagtttgaagatgaagatcacAATCAACATCATGCGATTTTATCAAATGGGACAAAGAGTGAAATAATATTGTCTAGTGGGACAATTGGTAGCCCTCAAATATTACTTCTAAGTGGTATTGGACCTAGAGAGGACCTTTTAAAATTGAACATATCAATGGTGCTAGATAATGAGTTTGTTGGAAAAAACATGTTTGATTGCTCAACAAACGTCGCCTTCCTTCCAATTCAAGGAACCGTGGGTATATACCCACCTCAAGTTGTTGGAATTGCAAAGGAAGGCGTCTATTTAGAAGCTCTTGGTGGACTCCGTGTCCAGGGGCAAGTCATTCGGTTTAATCGTGAACATGATTCAACTAAG AGAATGCTAACAAGAATCAATACAAAAAATGAAGTAAAGAAAGATTCTTATAACAAATCAAATGGGAGaagttatattttctcaacagTTTCCAAACCCATCTCAAGAGGTCAAATGAACTTGACTAGCAATAGTGTTCATGATCAACCTTTGGTTACCTTCAATTACTATAGTTGTAAGGAAGATCTGTCTATATGTGTTAGTGGCCTTCGATTGTTGAGAAAGCTTGTAAGATCTAAGTCATTCATGAACTTCACCAACAATAATCATCACAAAGAGGCAATGGGTCAATGTCAGCTTGATGGAAAAGATGATTATGAATCATTGGAATTGTTATGCAAGAATACTTTACGCACATTTTATCACTACCATGGCGGTTGTAATGTGGGTCGTGTGGTGAACAATGAATACAAGGTCTATGGAGTCGATAGGCTTAGGGTTATTGACGGTTCAATATTTAATGAATCACCCGGTACTAATCCTCAAGCCACAATAATGATGATTGGAAG GTACATGGGAGTCAAGATTCTAACAGACAGGATTGGGACCGAAGATGGTATGTAA